In a genomic window of Infirmifilum sp. NZ:
- the mvk gene encoding mevalonate kinase, whose amino-acid sequence MRALASAPGKVILFGEHFVVEDQPAVAVAISLRARVRAELTGDSVIRVSSRNLKATGKYSIPPAEEKDPLYPVAYAAYLAMNKAGETRGVNIEVDSEIPPGAGMGSSAAVAVATVAATAGALGLELSLDEVSKLALESEKIVHGKPSGIDNTIATFGGAIAYRKSEGFVKLNVDFSDLVLVLADTGKPRNTGELVKRVLTLKAAFPSVFEPLYYAAGRLAVEAAKLMERGDWEAVGSLMNVNHGLLSAIGVSTLELENLVYSARRAGALGAKLTGAGGGGFIVALCKKGEETTVVQELERASPRVLVSGVSERGVIVEAKS is encoded by the coding sequence GTGAGAGCTCTGGCTTCTGCGCCCGGGAAGGTCATCCTTTTCGGCGAGCATTTCGTGGTGGAGGACCAGCCCGCAGTGGCTGTAGCTATCTCGCTGAGGGCCCGTGTGAGAGCCGAGCTTACCGGAGACAGCGTGATAAGGGTGTCAAGCAGGAACTTGAAAGCCACAGGGAAATACTCTATCCCTCCTGCTGAAGAAAAAGACCCGCTGTATCCTGTTGCCTACGCCGCCTATCTAGCCATGAATAAGGCCGGGGAAACTCGAGGCGTAAACATTGAAGTCGACTCAGAAATACCTCCAGGCGCAGGGATGGGTTCGTCGGCGGCCGTTGCGGTAGCCACGGTTGCCGCCACTGCGGGCGCTCTGGGCCTCGAGCTATCCCTCGATGAGGTCTCCAAGCTGGCTCTCGAATCCGAGAAAATTGTTCACGGGAAGCCCAGCGGTATAGACAACACGATCGCCACCTTCGGCGGTGCGATAGCCTACAGGAAGAGCGAAGGCTTCGTAAAGCTAAACGTGGATTTCAGCGACCTTGTTCTTGTGTTAGCCGATACCGGCAAGCCCAGGAACACGGGAGAGCTTGTGAAACGAGTGCTAACCCTCAAGGCAGCTTTCCCAAGCGTGTTCGAACCACTCTACTACGCTGCTGGAAGACTCGCGGTGGAGGCAGCCAAGCTTATGGAGCGGGGAGACTGGGAGGCAGTAGGCTCCCTAATGAACGTAAACCACGGGCTGCTCTCAGCAATAGGGGTATCGACCCTTGAGTTAGAGAACCTAGTATACAGCGCCCGAAGGGCTGGAGCTCTCGGAGCGAAGCTGACCGGAGCGGGCGGGGGAGGCTTTATTGTGGCACTTTGCAAGAAAGGTGAGGAAACGACAGTTGTTCAGGAGCTGGAGAGAGCCAGCCCGAGAGTGCTCGTGAGCGGGGTCTCTGAAAGAGGAGTGATCGTTGAAGCGAAAAGTTGA